The following nucleotide sequence is from Hirundo rustica isolate bHirRus1 chromosome 24, bHirRus1.pri.v3, whole genome shotgun sequence.
AAGAGCATTTCTGTGAGCACTTCAGGCATTTTCACCACAGACTGATTCCATCAttttttattcagcattttGATGGCCCGTTGGAATCAATAATGCTGCAGCCTCACTGGCTGGAATGGCAGCTTTCATGTGAGTTAAAAACTTTAGAGTAAAACTGCCTACAAAGATACAATTAGGCTTTGAGGGCCTGAGTCAGTGGAATCAATGGAATTTCCATTGATAAATTGACTTTTGATAGGGCTCTTAATGCATCTTACATGGCAACTGCAGCTTTCTTCAGATAATTTCATGGTAGAATTAGAAAAGCACTGGGGAAGTGAAAGTAAAAGCAAGTTAAAGACTGTAAGAACTCTGACCAAAGatcaataaaacaaattaacGGCTAGATCAGGAGACAAAGAACTACTCAGACTTCAACAGAACATTGGCCTCTGGTGGCTGAGGATCTGGACAACTTGGGATATTCCTCATCTAAAAATCCAAGAGTGCATATTTTGCTTCAACCCAGGAGTCCTTCAGTTCTTCGGCTGAAGGATTCTGCCCCTGTAAGCCAGGAAATAAGCAAGGAATCTTCCTGCTGGGAAGAAACTCTCCAGCTTTGGAGCCTTCCTTCATTCCGATGTTCTTGGTATTTGGTAGTTTGACCCATCAGCCTTCCCACCTGGGATTGAAGCTACTGGTGCTCAGGTATTCTGAACAATGTTTCCCCAGAAATCAGAATTTTCCTCTGGTCCAGTGGAGGGCTGCAATTCTTGCCAAGAGTAAACCCCACCTCTAAATGaaagagagcagcagaaaactGCTGCTGAGGCCAGGCCTTGCATTAAAGGAAGACAACTGGtgaaaaactgtgaaaaaatttccatttctttcaacTAAAGATGTTCTTAGCAAGATTCAGAACGCACTGCACTTGTTTAGGAAATGCAGTTCAGTCTGGTCGTGAGTTTTCGTGGCGTACGATTCCACCGCAGGCGGATTTCACTGGAGTTCCCAGCTCTTTCTTGACAGCTGTAGTTAAAGTGATGAGCACAGGAGGCTTACACCTGGGGAATTATGGATTAGTCTTGTTTGTGAGGAAGCAAATACAAATTACGGTGTTTATGctacttttaaaatgcttttaatgaGGAATCATTTGCTATTCAAAATTTCAACCTATAATAATGCCATAACCCCGCCGAGCTGATTATCCTGTGCCTTGTTCCACATCGTTCTTCGCCCGGGAGGCGAGGGCGAGGCAATGGGTTGAGATTCTGGTGTCTGTGCTGATCCTGGACTCTTCCACCCAACGGGGCAGGACGCCCCGCATGACTGTGTGCTGTGTTCTCTTCTCTTCTGTGTTCTAGATGGAACTGGTCTGACTCCCAGCAGGTCCCAGGAGCGTCCCAAGCCTCGTCTCCAGTAACACGGCCCGGGCTCGTCATGGCAGCAGGAGTAGCAGCATGGTTGCCCTTCGCCAGGGCGGCTGCCATAGGATGGATGCCGGTGGCCAACTGTCCCATGCCACTGGCTCCGACGGAGAAGAACAAGAGGCAGGATGAGCTGATCATCCTCAATGTGAGCGGCAGGCGTTTCCAGACCTGGAGGACTACACTGGAGAGGTACCCGGACACTCTGCTGGGCAGCACGGAGAAGGAGTTCTTCTTCAACGAAGACACCAAGGAGTACTTCTTCGACCGGGACCCCGAGGTCTTCAGGTGCATCCTCAATTTTTATAGAACTGGCAAGCTGCACTACCCCAGGTACGAGTGCATCTCTGCCTACGATGAAGAGCTCGCCTTCTACGGGATCCTCCCCGAGATCATCGGGGACTGCTGCTACGAGGAGTACAAGGACAGGAAGCGGGAGAACGCCGAGCGCCTGATGGACGACAACGACTCGGAGAACAACCAGGAGGGCTCCATGCCCTCGCTGAGCTTCCGGCAGACCATGTGGCGAGCCTTCGAGAACCCCCACACCAGCACCTTAGCCTTAGTCTTTTACTACGTCACCGGGTTCTTTATCGCCGTCTCTGTGATCACCAACGTGGTGGAGACCGTGCCCTGCGGCACCGTGCCGGGGAACAAGGAGCTGCCCTGCGGGGAGCGCTACGCCGTGGCGTTCTTCTGCCTGGACACGGCGTGCGTGATGATCTTCACCGTCGAGTACCTGCTGAGACTCTTCGCGGCGCCGAGCCGCTACCGCTTCATCCGCAGCGTGATGAGCATCATCGACGTGGTGGCCATCATGCCCTACTACATCGGCCTGGTGATGACCAACAACGAGGACGTCAGCGGGGCCTTTGTCACACTAAGGGTTTTTAGGGTTTTCAGGATTTTCAAGTTCTCCCGCCATTCCCAAGGCCTGAGAATCTTGGGCTACACTTTGAAGAGCTGTGCCTCCGAGCTTggctttctcctcttttccctcaCTATGGCAATCATCATCTTTGCAACTGTGATGTTTTATGCGGAGAAAGGGTCCTCGGCAAGCAAATTCACCAGTATTCCTGCTTCCTTTTGGTACACTATTGTAACCATGACAACACTGGGGTGAGtattacttttccttttcctgagcAGCAGGCAAGCATGTACTGGGAGCTTGACTTCAGTTTCTCCTCAGCGTTTTCCTGGGTGCATGTTCCAGAAGGGGCTGGAAGTGTCGAGGGCTTGATTATTCTTTGCCTTACAACTTCTGCAATTTGTGTGCAGTTGTATAAACCAGAAAAAGCACTTACACCCACTTGACAAATGCTCGGCACCGCGGTAAATgagtgcaggaggagcagagcgGTGGAGTAGCAGGTTCTGATTAATTCCTGCAGGAGGGAAAAGCTGACCTGAGTGCAAGGGGCTGGGAGAgagagctctgctctctctgacATTGGCTCCAGCCATGCGTTTCACACAAAGTTGCTGGCGTATCTGTTGTGTCTCGTTGCGATGTCAGTCGTTGTTTCTCCCCTTGGCTTGCCAGGAACTACAGATTTGCTGAATTCAAGCGGATGTTGCGGGTCACTGTGCTGAAATACTCAGTGATGGCCAGGACATGGTCGGGTTTTTACGTAATTGAGCGGGATAGAGGGTTCTTGTCTGTGTTCGGCTGTGAGTTTGAGAACCGAGCGTGCTGTGGCAGTTGCAATAGAATTTCAAACATTCCCATGGACAGGTACAAAGATAATGAAATCAAAGCAAGGGGGATGTAGCCTGGAGGGCACTCCCCCccttaaatttaatttctgtctcaCAGATGTTGCGACTGAGATTATAGATTTGCgcttctgctgctctgaatCAAAACCTCTGCAAATGGCCAAACCCTCACCCTGACAAGGTTATGTAGAGGGAAGTGGGCGTTGCAGGCTGCTGCTTCGGGCACACACAAAGCCAGGATCCCGTGCAGTATCTTCATCCCACACTTCACAACAGTACAAGAAGTTTAGAGTTACTTTGCGAAGTGTTTTCCCACTGGAGAGTTCACGCAGTTTAATATTTAGATGTAGACAATTCTCCTCCTTGTAACTCAGTGACCACTTCTTCTCTAAACTGCCTTTGATTTTAAACACTTCTCTGTGCCTATTATACATGAACAGGCTTACAGCAgcacttttaaattattaaaatcatAATTCAGCTGTCTGGAAGGCGCCAAATCTGGGCATATGACAACTGAAAGTCTGAATTTCTTCATTAAGTGCAAATGTAGAACCTGTTTGTCATAGTCACCTAAAGATCTcttattcttcctttttaataGCTAAGCAAAGTTTGCAAGTTTCTGGCAAaagctgctcctcaccctggGAAAGGCAGCGCTTAGCTAGGAATTAAAGCTGGGCTTTGCATCCCAGCCCTGCGCTCAGGTTTCCATATCCTGACCTGTCCATCCCGGTCAGTCCCCCCCTCGTGCCCCCTCCACTGTCTCTGATCAGCTTCAGAGGGACACCTGCCTTGGGTGGCTCCTTCACGTGTCTCTGCACACGGGGAGCTGCGTGAAAATCCACTTCTGTTTCCAGATTCCCGTTTAATAATGACCCCATCCATCCTTGCAGGGACGCAGCCTGCGCCCATTCACGCTTGTGCTGTGACATCTTTGTGACAGGATGGgtctggggctgtcctgtgtgGGTTGGGAATGGCCCCAGTTCGTGCAGAatgtgctggagagcagctgggctctgctcctgtctCGGTTTGGgtccctttccctcccttcctgaACACAGGGACAAATCCTCTGCTCCCAAGGACCTCAGTGCTCTCAATTTGTTGTAATCACAGAAATCATAGAGGAGCAAGTGCTGGAAATGAGTTGACATGGatttaagaaattaaacatttaaacatGGCTTTGTAAGGGTTCATTGGGAAGGGACCTATAAAATGCTGTCAGAGTCGTAAAACTGAGACTTTTGATATCACTGATTTGGGGCTTTTAGGTTGTTTTTACCTTCCTGACTCCCCTTGTGTGGTGTGGAAGTTATTAACCCTCCTGGAGGAGTTCTCCATCCAGAGCTGACCCTCCTGGCCCCCTTCACCTCCCCAAAATCCTTCCAGTTCTGACAAACTGGCACTTTCAGATGGTATTCCACATACCCCTCTCTTCAGAAGTCTTTTCAATCTGTTTGGAAGGATCTTGCTCCTAATGAGAGTCCTGGCAGTTCCTCctgcacaggcactgccagaaATGCATCCAAGGGCTCTGATGTGCTCCCCAATCCATCAGACCTCCCCTCCTCAGTGCTGGCCACTTCCCTGCTTGGATTTCAGCGGCACTCAGAGCTTTTATCGAGATCTTAAACATTTCCTGCCTTTTGCCCTTAATAATTCAGCCagcatttaaaagaagaaactaCGAGGTACAACAGTTTTTAACTCAAAcccatatatataaatatagttTCATTTCACAACCAATATGTTTAAATCCAGATAAGTGAAGGTTTCCCTGGAATCCCACCATGGATTTGACAGAGAGCCTTAGAGGAGCGATCTGGAACGTGCAGGataattttttccctgttactAAGATTAGCTCCACTCGTGTAAAACAAAAGTTTActtgcaaaaaacaaacaaacaaagccaagAGTAGGGGACCATCAACCCTCCCAATGTACCAACAGCTGCTCTCCCAGATTCCCAGGTATCTTTGGGACAGAATCgcatttctaaataaataaataaatataaacccataaataaaaggcaataaaaaagcttttcttctcgAAGGCGAAGCCCAGCAGCAATAAACAACCACTGGTTTTGGTGGGCTTACCGTGCAAATCACTTCAGAGAAATTCAGGATGACTCGCAGGCTCCTTAGGCAGTTAACAGCCCAGGGAGACAGGTACAGCAGCTTTTCTGGAGtgggaaacaaagcaaaggaaTTAAATTATACTGACCCTGCATCTCTGATCCCTCTGCTGTGCTCATCAGCCCTGGTTTAACAGAGgctgtttttaatttaacatgATTTAAATTTTGCTCAGGAGGCTTTATAATGAAAGCATTATTCTTGGGTGCATCTTAAATCAATCTGAATTACCGAAACAACtattcaaaattaattcaaaatcaGCTCTCCAATTCAtgcagaaactttttttttttttttttctcaagaggCCGACAGCTCCCCATCTCCTCTCTCGTCCCTCTCAGCCCCAGTGCAACGAGCTCTGCCAGTGCCAGACCCTCTGTGTCCTGCAGGAGGTTCTGACCCCTGGGGGCTCAGGAACTGCAGGTGCTGCCaagagcagcaggggagaggTGCCAGCCCcacccgtgtccctgtcccggcTTTTAGCTAATTTAATATGCAACCACCGTGTTTACATCTCTGTAGGAATGTGTTAATCAGAGTGAACTTGGTTCCGTTGGGACCAGTGCATTGgttttcatggaatcacagaatggttgggaTTGGAAGGGGCTTTAAAGCCCAACCCCAGCgcttccaccagcccaggttgctccaagccccatccaat
It contains:
- the KCND3 gene encoding potassium voltage-gated channel subfamily D member 3 isoform X2 — translated: MAAGVAAWLPFARAAAIGWMPVANCPMPLAPTEKNKRQDELIILNVSGRRFQTWRTTLERYPDTLLGSTEKEFFFNEDTKEYFFDRDPEVFRCILNFYRTGKLHYPRYECISAYDEELAFYGILPEIIGDCCYEEYKDRKRENAERLMDDNDSENNQEGSMPSLSFRQTMWRAFENPHTSTLALVFYYVTGFFIAVSVITNVVETVPCGTVPGNKELPCGERYAVAFFCLDTACVMIFTVEYLLRLFAAPSRYRFIRSVMSIIDVVAIMPYYIGLVMTNNEDVSGAFVTLRVFRVFRIFKFSRHSQGLRILGYTLKSCASELGFLLFSLTMAIIIFATVMFYAEKGSSASKFTSIPASFWYTIVTMTTLGYGDMVPKTIAGKIFGSICSLSGVLVIALPVPVIVSNFSRIYHQNQRADKRRAQKKARLARIRVAKTGSSNAYLHSKRNGLLNEALELTGSTEEEQHMTKGTSLIESQHHHLLHCLEKTTNHEFIDEQLFEQNCMESSMQNYPSSRSPSLSSHHGLSASCCSRRSKKTTHLPNSSVPATRLRSMQELSTIHIQCSEQPSLTASRSSLNMKSDDGLRPNCKASQITTAIISIPTPPALTPEGESRPGPGSPGHATNVPSSATANIVKVSAL
- the KCND3 gene encoding potassium voltage-gated channel subfamily D member 3 isoform X1 translates to MAAGVAAWLPFARAAAIGWMPVANCPMPLAPTEKNKRQDELIILNVSGRRFQTWRTTLERYPDTLLGSTEKEFFFNEDTKEYFFDRDPEVFRCILNFYRTGKLHYPRYECISAYDEELAFYGILPEIIGDCCYEEYKDRKRENAERLMDDNDSENNQEGSMPSLSFRQTMWRAFENPHTSTLALVFYYVTGFFIAVSVITNVVETVPCGTVPGNKELPCGERYAVAFFCLDTACVMIFTVEYLLRLFAAPSRYRFIRSVMSIIDVVAIMPYYIGLVMTNNEDVSGAFVTLRVFRVFRIFKFSRHSQGLRILGYTLKSCASELGFLLFSLTMAIIIFATVMFYAEKGSSASKFTSIPASFWYTIVTMTTLGYGDMVPKTIAGKIFGSICSLSGVLVIALPVPVIVSNFSRIYHQNQRADKRRAQKKARLARIRVAKTGSSNAYLHSKRNGLLNEALELTGSTEEEQHMTKGTSLIESQHHHLLHCLEKTTGLSYLVDDPLLSVRTSTIKNHEFIDEQLFEQNCMESSMQNYPSSRSPSLSSHHGLSASCCSRRSKKTTHLPNSSVPATRLRSMQELSTIHIQCSEQPSLTASRSSLNMKSDDGLRPNCKASQITTAIISIPTPPALTPEGESRPGPGSPGHATNVPSSATANIVKVSAL
- the KCND3 gene encoding potassium voltage-gated channel subfamily D member 3 isoform X3, which encodes MAAGVAAWLPFARAAAIGWMPVANCPMPLAPTEKNKRQDELIILNVSGRRFQTWRTTLERYPDTLLGSTEKEFFFNEDTKEYFFDRDPEVFRCILNFYRTGKLHYPRYECISAYDEELAFYGILPEIIGDCCYEEYKDRKRENAERLMDDNDSENNQEGSMPSLSFRQTMWRAFENPHTSTLALVFYYVTGFFIAVSVITNVVETVPCGTVPGNKELPCGERYAVAFFCLDTACVMIFTVEYLLRLFAAPSRYRFIRSVMSIIDVVAIMPYYIGLVMTNNEDVSGAFVTLRVFRVFRIFKFSRHSQGLRILGYTLKSCASELGFLLFSLTMAIIIFATVMFYAEKGSSASKFTSIPASFWYTIVTMTTLGYGDMVPKTIAGKIFGSICSLSGVLVIALPVPVIVSNFSRIYHQNQRADKRRAQKKARLARIRVAKTGSSNAYLHSKRNGLLNEALELTGSTEEEQHMTKGTSLIESQHHHLLHCLEKTTGLSYLVDDPLLSVRTSTIKNHEFIDEQLFEQNCMESSMQNYPSSRSPSLSSHHGLSASCCSRRSKKTTHLPNSSVPATRLRSMQELSTIHIQCSEQPSLTAS